In one Sphingobacterium daejeonense genomic region, the following are encoded:
- a CDS encoding leucine-rich repeat domain-containing protein produces MDKKFLKKIAEQKDSIQKFKYNKEGIEVVPEILKECKLLQEINLEENYIYEIPDWLFELPNLKVLKLAFNDMEDLPASLANAKKLEVLSIDSPMKNPLPKAIASLKNLKVLEINEKINGFPNDFFELPELEELTLISPLIKNLPDEISKLPKLKSLSLFQPWFVKESVDVKFEELIDTLSRCLALESLDLSNSGMKKIPKSINNLKSLKVLKLNSNGIKELPEELFELTELRILDLGINQIKSIPEAIKKFGKLRELLLNSNFSAPINVENLFNSIPDLPHLQKLHLWSCQTKMEIPENINEWKSLKDLDLDNNLIKSLPESIKEMTWLKRLRISTNQIPKAELDEIVKALKGTKVYI; encoded by the coding sequence ATGGATAAAAAGTTTTTAAAAAAGATCGCAGAACAAAAGGATAGCATCCAAAAATTTAAGTACAATAAAGAAGGTATTGAGGTTGTCCCTGAGATTTTGAAAGAATGTAAATTGTTGCAAGAAATCAATCTTGAGGAAAACTACATTTATGAAATCCCAGATTGGCTATTTGAGCTCCCTAACTTAAAGGTTCTGAAACTCGCGTTTAATGATATGGAAGACCTTCCCGCGTCTTTAGCTAATGCTAAGAAACTAGAAGTATTATCCATTGATTCCCCAATGAAAAATCCGCTCCCAAAAGCTATAGCATCCTTGAAAAATTTAAAGGTTTTGGAAATCAATGAAAAAATAAACGGCTTCCCAAACGATTTTTTTGAACTTCCCGAACTTGAGGAATTAACCTTGATTTCTCCTCTAATCAAAAATCTTCCAGATGAAATATCCAAGCTCCCAAAGCTAAAGTCCCTAAGCCTTTTTCAGCCTTGGTTTGTCAAGGAGTCCGTAGATGTTAAGTTCGAAGAATTAATAGATACTTTGTCCAGATGTCTTGCTCTGGAAAGTCTGGACCTGTCGAATTCTGGAATGAAAAAAATCCCCAAATCCATCAATAATTTAAAATCCTTAAAAGTGTTGAAACTCAATTCAAATGGAATCAAAGAACTTCCGGAGGAACTATTTGAACTTACTGAATTAAGGATTTTGGACTTGGGAATAAACCAGATAAAGTCCATTCCAGAAGCCATAAAAAAATTTGGAAAATTGAGAGAATTGTTGTTGAACTCCAATTTTTCCGCACCAATAAATGTTGAGAACCTATTCAATAGCATCCCCGATCTTCCGCATCTCCAAAAACTGCACCTTTGGAGTTGCCAAACAAAAATGGAAATACCAGAAAATATTAACGAATGGAAATCACTTAAGGATCTTGATCTTGACAACAACCTGATCAAAAGCCTCCCAGAAAGCATTAAAGAAATGACTTGGCTCAAGAGGCTCAGAATCTCAACAAATCAAATCCCAAAAGCTGAATTAGATGAAATTGTGAAGGCCTTAAAAGGAACAAAAGTTTATATCTAA
- a CDS encoding metallophosphoesterase yields the protein MTNTEKEQGEWLKREVEKPEFKEAKHKIVITHIPAFYSKNPVHAADHYFSLWGDTLNKSGISLMICGHTHTPGIHPAQPGKIEFPVVIGGGPKQDKKNLDQCDCR from the coding sequence TTGACGAATACAGAAAAAGAGCAAGGAGAGTGGTTAAAGCGTGAAGTAGAGAAGCCAGAATTCAAAGAGGCTAAACATAAGATTGTGATTACCCATATTCCGGCCTTTTATTCCAAAAACCCCGTTCATGCTGCTGACCATTATTTCAGTTTATGGGGTGACACTTTGAATAAATCAGGTATTTCCTTAATGATCTGTGGGCATACCCATACGCCAGGGATTCATCCGGCACAACCTGGGAAGATTGAGTTTCCAGTGGTTATCGGAGGAGGTCCAAAACAGGACAAAAAGAACCTTGATCAGTGTGATTGCAGATGA
- a CDS encoding FN3 domain-containing metallophosphoesterase family protein yields the protein MKDNNLSTLDRRSFLKTAGLLVGAFSTSKLDVFGSSTSVLQENCLFKCNPIVLSASPDSIDIMCITTKPTYCWLHYGTETNNLNMKTREVRDGMAHIGTVHHFKLNNLDAGKQYQYAIEAVEVQGMERKDSKFGQKESSNSYTANTFSNDDPQLYFLVYNDMHETPESFGLLRRLVPSKQPDFYVLNGDMVSSMRSEDHFVNNVLVPMAEVSGSSVPIVYSRGNHETWSNHARQITDYLLDQEHPFYYGFRKGPAYILVLDSGESRKDSDPVNWGLTEFDEYRKRARRVVKA from the coding sequence ATGAAAGATAATAATTTATCAACGCTGGATCGCCGGTCTTTTTTGAAGACTGCAGGTTTATTGGTCGGTGCTTTTAGCACGTCGAAGTTGGACGTGTTTGGAAGTTCTACTTCTGTTTTGCAAGAAAACTGTTTGTTTAAATGCAATCCAATTGTTCTGAGTGCTAGTCCTGACAGCATCGATATCATGTGCATCACCACGAAGCCTACCTATTGCTGGCTCCATTATGGAACGGAGACCAACAACTTAAATATGAAAACCCGTGAGGTTAGGGACGGAATGGCACATATCGGTACTGTCCATCATTTTAAGCTTAATAATTTGGATGCCGGCAAGCAATATCAATATGCTATTGAGGCGGTTGAGGTGCAAGGGATGGAAAGAAAAGACAGTAAGTTTGGCCAGAAAGAAAGCAGTAATTCTTACACCGCAAATACTTTTTCCAATGATGACCCACAGTTATATTTTTTGGTATATAATGATATGCATGAGACTCCGGAATCTTTTGGGTTATTGAGGAGATTGGTTCCTTCCAAACAGCCTGATTTTTATGTGTTGAACGGGGATATGGTCAGTTCGATGCGTTCAGAAGATCATTTTGTGAACAATGTTTTGGTTCCTATGGCAGAGGTGAGCGGTTCTTCGGTTCCTATTGTTTACTCACGAGGTAACCATGAGACTTGGAGCAACCACGCCAGGCAGATTACAGACTACCTATTGGATCAGGAGCACCCGTTTTATTATGGGTTCAGAAAGGGACCGGCATATATCTTGGTATTGGATTCTGGGGAGTCGCGGAAGGATTCGGATCCGGTGAACTGGGGCTTGACCGAGTTTGACGAATACAGAAAAAGAGCAAGGAGAGTGGTTAAAGCGTGA
- a CDS encoding sensor histidine kinase has protein sequence MGAAVFLLAFLYLNNILKNQRRTNEFRLKEMDQERELQVTKAFLEGEDKERQRIAQDLHDGLGGALSGIKMKLSGVQSNFQSAEIENSVEQLDRSIVELRRIAHNMMPSNLLRSGLEVALKDLCSALSNQHTQIELQTDGLNQTLNQHYQVNIYRIVQELLSNALRHAEADHILVQVIQNEEQVLITVEDNGKGFDLDHARASNGMGMSNIRNRVNMMKGNLDYDVMPGEGTIVNIELAV, from the coding sequence GTGGGTGCTGCGGTATTTCTCTTGGCATTCTTATACCTCAACAATATCCTTAAAAATCAAAGGAGAACCAATGAATTTCGGTTGAAGGAAATGGACCAGGAGCGTGAACTTCAAGTTACCAAAGCATTCCTTGAAGGAGAAGATAAAGAACGGCAGCGGATTGCTCAAGATCTTCACGATGGGTTAGGAGGAGCATTGTCTGGAATAAAGATGAAGCTATCGGGTGTACAATCTAATTTTCAGTCTGCTGAAATCGAAAATTCTGTGGAACAATTGGATCGTTCGATTGTTGAATTGCGCCGGATAGCGCATAATATGATGCCATCGAACCTCCTAAGAAGTGGATTGGAGGTGGCACTGAAAGACCTATGTTCTGCCTTATCCAATCAACATACCCAAATCGAATTGCAAACAGACGGTTTAAACCAAACTCTCAACCAACATTATCAAGTTAATATCTATCGTATTGTGCAGGAGCTGTTGAGCAATGCGCTGAGACATGCCGAGGCAGACCATATTCTGGTACAGGTTATTCAAAATGAAGAACAGGTTTTGATTACCGTGGAAGACAATGGAAAAGGATTTGACCTTGACCATGCGAGAGCTTCCAACGGAATGGGAATGAGCAATATCCGTAACAGGGTCAATATGATGAAAGGCAACTTGGACTATGATGTTATGCCTGGAGAAGGAACAATTGTCAATATTGAATTGGCGGTTTAG
- a CDS encoding 2OG-Fe(II) oxygenase — translation MEEIKARIEELDWHSITEDMHRSGYAVIEHLITAEECKQLIELYDQKDIYRKTVVMARYRFGLGEYKYFNYPLPLLIHEIRTEVYRHLSPIANTWFRALKIDKMFPMEHSELLKQCHDNDQLKATPLILRYTEGGFNTLHQDLYGEVFFPIQMVLFLNDPEEDYSGGEFVLTQQIPRAQSKAIVLKPKRGDALIFTTSFKPEKGTKGYYRVNMKHGVSEVKSGIRHTLGIIFHDALS, via the coding sequence ATGGAAGAAATCAAGGCAAGAATTGAGGAGTTAGATTGGCATTCCATCACAGAGGATATGCATCGGTCTGGATATGCTGTTATTGAGCATCTGATCACAGCGGAAGAGTGCAAGCAATTGATTGAGTTATATGACCAAAAGGATATTTACCGCAAAACGGTGGTGATGGCACGGTATCGTTTTGGATTGGGTGAATACAAATATTTCAATTACCCCCTGCCTTTGTTGATCCATGAGATCCGCACCGAGGTTTACCGACATCTGTCCCCGATCGCAAACACTTGGTTTAGAGCATTGAAAATCGACAAAATGTTTCCCATGGAACATTCCGAATTACTGAAGCAATGCCATGACAACGATCAGCTCAAAGCAACGCCATTGATCTTGAGGTATACAGAAGGGGGTTTCAATACCCTCCACCAAGACCTCTATGGAGAAGTATTCTTCCCTATCCAAATGGTCTTGTTCCTGAACGATCCTGAGGAAGATTATTCAGGTGGTGAATTTGTCTTGACTCAACAGATTCCAAGAGCACAGTCCAAAGCGATTGTCCTCAAGCCCAAACGTGGAGACGCCCTGATCTTTACAACTAGCTTTAAACCAGAAAAAGGAACAAAAGGCTACTACCGTGTCAATATGAAACATGGAGTAAGTGAGGTAAAGTCCGGGATAAGACATACCTTGGGCATTATATTCCATGATGCATTGAGTTAA
- a CDS encoding Ada metal-binding domain-containing protein, producing MIQHTQLSDRELQALIKNQKVRFGGNSKLKIYGTLHCKSGKRMKKENRVFFRSEQEAIELGYRPCGSCMRQKYLKWKKSL from the coding sequence ATGATTCAACATACACAATTATCTGACAGGGAACTTCAAGCATTGATAAAAAATCAGAAGGTAAGGTTTGGTGGCAACAGCAAACTCAAGATCTATGGTACTCTGCATTGCAAGTCCGGAAAAAGGATGAAAAAGGAAAATAGGGTTTTCTTTAGGTCAGAGCAAGAAGCAATTGAACTTGGATATAGACCCTGCGGTAGCTGTATGCGTCAGAAATACCTAAAATGGAAGAAAAGCCTATAA
- a CDS encoding helicase-related protein, with product MGKPGNSFEYLTGQSKDRGEKVHNFQSNDDVRVFLISLKAGGVGLNLTEADYVYLIDPWWNPAAENQAIDRAYRIGQNKHVVAVRMICSDTIEEKIMKLQLKKRKLAQDLIQTDASFLGAFPKATFLKFYRLFFHFRYF from the coding sequence ATTGGAAAACCGGGAAATTCCTTTGAATACCTAACAGGGCAGAGCAAGGATAGGGGCGAGAAAGTTCATAATTTCCAATCTAATGATGATGTTCGTGTTTTCTTGATCAGCTTAAAGGCTGGTGGGGTCGGGCTGAATCTTACAGAAGCCGATTATGTGTATCTTATTGACCCATGGTGGAATCCTGCAGCCGAAAACCAGGCTATAGATAGAGCATACCGCATTGGTCAAAACAAGCATGTGGTCGCTGTACGGATGATTTGTTCCGATACTATCGAAGAAAAGATTATGAAGCTGCAGTTGAAGAAAAGAAAATTGGCTCAAGATCTTATCCAAACAGATGCTTCATTTTTGGGAGCCTTTCCAAAGGCGACCTTCTTGAAATTTTATAGGCTTTTCTTCCATTTTAGGTATTTCTGA
- a CDS encoding DEAD/DEAH box helicase yields the protein MDDGTFGILPEEWITKIGSYFKIGDMDEEMITIPKVNYSEVEDLFEKEILSDEVQLEIDILKEEFSAGYQIPKVKVPKTLNAELRTYQHEGLNWLCFLDKHNFGGCLADDMGLGKTLQIIAFILSQREKYPNQTNLIVMPTSIMFNWEEEIQKFAPSIKIWKHYGADRNKNTEGFEDYEVILTTYGIMLSDIRFLKNFKFNYIFLDESQAIKNPNSERYKAARLLNGRNRIVLTGTPVENNTFDLYGQMSFASPGLLGSKQFFKDTYALPIDKFDYSKRANELQEKIKPFVLRRTKKQVATELPEKTEMVIYCEMNAEQRRIYETYETEIREFISAKEEDEIQKNSMHVLTGLTKLRQICNSPVLLKEGHAAENAVKIEVILEQIENKSKEHKILIFSQFVGMLDLIKAELENREIPLNT from the coding sequence TTGGACGATGGCACCTTTGGAATCTTGCCTGAAGAATGGATCACGAAAATTGGGAGTTACTTTAAGATTGGTGATATGGATGAAGAAATGATTACCATTCCCAAGGTAAATTATTCTGAAGTGGAGGATCTTTTTGAGAAGGAAATATTGAGCGATGAAGTTCAACTTGAGATTGATATCCTGAAGGAGGAGTTTTCTGCTGGTTATCAAATTCCGAAAGTAAAAGTCCCTAAAACCTTGAATGCTGAATTAAGGACATATCAGCACGAAGGATTAAATTGGTTATGCTTTTTGGATAAGCACAATTTCGGGGGCTGCTTGGCAGATGACATGGGTCTTGGAAAGACTCTTCAAATCATAGCTTTTATACTTTCTCAGCGAGAAAAATATCCAAATCAAACCAATCTAATTGTGATGCCTACTTCAATCATGTTTAATTGGGAAGAGGAGATTCAAAAATTTGCGCCTTCCATCAAGATCTGGAAACATTATGGCGCGGATCGAAATAAGAATACCGAGGGTTTTGAGGATTATGAGGTCATTTTAACAACCTATGGGATAATGCTATCTGATATTCGTTTTTTAAAGAATTTCAAGTTCAATTATATATTTCTGGATGAATCTCAGGCCATTAAAAACCCGAACTCAGAGCGTTATAAAGCAGCACGTCTATTGAATGGAAGAAACCGAATTGTGTTGACTGGAACGCCGGTGGAGAACAATACGTTCGACCTCTATGGGCAGATGTCATTTGCCAGTCCAGGCTTATTGGGCAGCAAGCAGTTCTTTAAGGATACCTATGCGCTTCCGATTGACAAGTTTGATTATAGCAAAAGGGCAAATGAGTTACAGGAGAAGATAAAACCATTTGTTCTTCGAAGGACCAAGAAGCAGGTTGCTACAGAGCTTCCTGAGAAAACGGAAATGGTAATTTACTGTGAGATGAATGCTGAACAGCGGAGGATTTACGAGACCTATGAAACCGAGATCCGCGAATTCATTTCTGCGAAGGAAGAGGATGAGATTCAAAAGAACAGTATGCATGTTCTGACAGGATTGACTAAGCTGAGGCAGATCTGCAATTCTCCGGTGCTTCTCAAGGAAGGGCATGCTGCAGAAAACGCTGTAAAAATCGAAGTTATCCTTGAGCAGATCGAGAATAAATCCAAGGAGCACAAAATCTTGATTTTCTCTCAGTTTGTAGGGATGTTGGACCTTATCAAAGCTGAATTGGAAAACCGGGAAATTCCTTTGAATACCTAA
- a CDS encoding RagB/SusD family nutrient uptake outer membrane protein codes for MTIYELSEDLTPTGKSFKSEIVDDKGSFSLEGVVLSSNFVQLSVNGFYFNEISGKLSTSPITLNALADISSNNTVNVNILSHLEEKRVKSLIKKEKLKFADAKVKAVKEIYSAFYAKASSNNLSEEISLTKNNEHSNILLGISAGLLQMASSDDAKLTEILSTISTDLETDGEVNQTLASTIKSGLESFSAKQVSDNMKKRYADLDLTIGDFDIKKNFTADIQEIDPNHALTPDQIYSNEGAINEKINSLKLSSLKLNENLILAEGLYINTIGSKSFNEFSYKPISSNNSKLHNSYTELFKIITDSYYFEEALGMIKNESLKKFQGHGYLYVALSYWQFMNYWGDPIYFEKVPTEMDVSKGRTNKSEASNKILSKLAAVIKHLETSFPNDAELGRMIAARIAMDNKNYTLANTYLNQIIDSKKFALASKSNIHSSNSESIFGVDYNLSPELKPNDSDNPYLKGNYRSIARYSEVILLAAEANLKLNNKTKAIQLLNEVRKRNGKAELSTSESNILKNLHTEFKEEMKNEGVYFAFLKRNDLAESELGIKAYQKLFPIPQYQLSIMPNMAQNPAY; via the coding sequence GTGACTATTTATGAATTATCTGAAGATTTAACACCAACGGGAAAATCATTCAAATCAGAAATCGTAGATGACAAAGGGTCATTTAGTTTGGAAGGTGTGGTTCTCAGCTCAAACTTTGTCCAATTATCTGTAAATGGATTTTATTTTAATGAAATATCTGGTAAGTTATCGACATCGCCTATTACATTGAATGCTTTAGCAGATATCAGTTCAAACAATACTGTTAATGTTAATATCCTAAGCCATCTTGAAGAAAAACGCGTAAAGAGTCTGATAAAAAAGGAAAAATTAAAATTTGCTGATGCAAAAGTTAAAGCTGTAAAGGAAATATACAGTGCTTTTTATGCTAAAGCATCGAGCAATAATTTGAGTGAAGAGATTTCATTGACCAAGAACAATGAACACTCCAATATTTTATTGGGTATTTCAGCAGGACTTCTTCAAATGGCATCTTCCGATGATGCTAAACTTACTGAAATATTAAGTACTATTTCAACAGACTTAGAGACCGATGGGGAAGTAAATCAAACCTTAGCTTCCACCATTAAATCTGGATTGGAATCTTTCAGCGCAAAACAAGTCTCAGATAATATGAAAAAGAGATATGCTGATTTAGACCTAACTATTGGTGACTTTGATATTAAGAAAAATTTTACAGCTGATATTCAGGAAATAGATCCAAATCATGCATTAACGCCAGATCAGATCTATTCAAACGAAGGGGCAATTAATGAAAAGATTAATTCATTAAAGCTAAGTTCTTTAAAACTGAATGAAAATTTAATTTTGGCAGAAGGATTGTATATCAATACCATAGGATCAAAATCATTTAATGAGTTTTCTTATAAACCAATCAGTTCTAACAACTCCAAATTACATAATTCATATACTGAATTATTCAAAATTATTACCGATAGTTATTATTTTGAAGAGGCCTTGGGAATGATAAAAAATGAAAGTTTAAAAAAGTTTCAAGGGCATGGATACTTATATGTTGCATTAAGTTATTGGCAATTTATGAATTATTGGGGTGACCCTATCTACTTTGAAAAAGTACCAACTGAAATGGACGTATCAAAAGGTAGAACAAATAAAAGTGAAGCTTCTAATAAAATCCTATCCAAACTAGCAGCGGTTATAAAACATCTAGAAACCTCATTTCCTAATGATGCAGAGTTAGGAAGAATGATTGCCGCGAGAATAGCTATGGACAATAAAAATTATACACTGGCCAACACTTACCTAAATCAAATAATTGATAGTAAAAAATTCGCTTTAGCAAGCAAGTCTAATATCCATAGTTCTAATTCAGAGAGTATTTTTGGTGTCGATTACAATTTGTCACCAGAATTAAAACCCAATGATAGCGATAACCCATATCTGAAAGGGAATTACAGAAGTATAGCTAGATACTCAGAAGTTATTTTATTGGCAGCGGAAGCAAACTTAAAGCTGAACAATAAAACAAAGGCGATCCAGCTTTTAAATGAAGTTCGTAAGAGAAATGGTAAGGCTGAATTATCGACCTCTGAATCGAATATCTTGAAAAATCTTCATACAGAATTCAAGGAAGAGATGAAAAATGAAGGCGTTTATTTTGCATTCTTAAAGCGAAACGATCTTGCGGAATCTGAATTAGGCATTAAAGCTTATCAAAAATTATTTCCGATTCCCCAGTATCAATTATCAATTATGCCAAATATGGCGCAAAACCCAGCCTATTAA
- a CDS encoding PVC-type heme-binding CxxCH protein — MKRYPILSIFFALFILISCQEKIEIVSFKPEPGSSIAIVGNSFAERMQRNNYFETLLQASFPYHKLHVRNLGWDADEVNLRPRPLNFGTLQEHLQAHKADVIFACFGMNESFKGVDSLATFKTELETFIKSLQDLKGGLNKTPQIILVSPIAHEKLGDELPDPKDHNKSLKIYSEEMGKVAKSMGIPFINLFAVTKAEMDDAKSPLTTDGIHLNDDGYKLVSELMAKALDFPIKSLSELPQAESLRTLINTKNKHFFYRYKSQNGEYIYGRRREWAGGQALPNELAKIDQMVEQLDSLVWTGAQKGAQIDPLAAQKIINAGKAEIPQENIKPTTEEDLELAKSQFILPEGFEIELFASEKDFPMANPVSATFDSQGRLWVATMPSYPNYTPGNPPNDKILILEDTDGDGKADKHTVFADSLYLPLGFEIGDGGVYVTQAPDFVFLKDTNGDGKADYKEVLLSGFGTEDSHHTLNTYTWGPDGALYMNMGTFLHTQVETPYGPRRGDYGMVWRYEPKSRKFDQHISYLFANPWGNVFMRDGTQLIADVSTGLNYFAPPLTVAIDYPKKHLEMKDFLTAAAKPKTCGLEIISSRAFPDSLQGNVLFNTFIGFQGIRQHKIAEQGSGIVGTETQSLLQSTDPNFRPVALQFGPDGALYVVDWYNPIIQHGEQNFRDEKRDHTKGRIWRIKHKSKSTLKPVGLTKMSIPEMLDQLKLTEDRARYRTRRALREYKASDVLPAVDKWIAGLVKNDPMLDQHKMEGLWIYQQFNKPNEKLLDELLKSKSPGVRSAATRVLYYWAEKIPNSLDKIIKMSADQSPRVRLEAIIALSHFKDPKSVHALLAATEMPTDDYINYSLNESFRHLRPVWVEMFSNDKQFLAKDPKKANLLLSSVATKRESLYIGFVAEDPTAGKYSEPKLTAEEFAKMKSAVAVQRFMDENKELLAGDKPKDEPKPENKEPQKEKLKATHILKTLPGKMAFDIEVLEVKAGEEMILEFDNNDQMPHNIVFAKPGSREKVGKAADSMSVEPDAYEKSFIPNIPEVLFATPLVQAGQSYQIKVTAPKAKGDYPFVCTFPGHWQIMHGIMRVQ, encoded by the coding sequence ATGAAAAGATATCCTATCCTGAGTATATTTTTTGCCTTATTTATCCTGATTTCCTGCCAGGAGAAAATTGAAATAGTCTCATTTAAACCTGAGCCTGGCAGTAGTATTGCCATTGTTGGAAACTCGTTTGCCGAAAGAATGCAACGGAACAACTATTTTGAAACCCTGCTGCAGGCAAGCTTTCCGTACCACAAACTACACGTTCGTAATTTAGGCTGGGATGCAGACGAGGTCAACCTACGACCTCGACCTCTCAACTTTGGAACACTTCAGGAACACCTACAAGCTCATAAAGCTGATGTTATTTTCGCATGTTTTGGTATGAATGAGTCCTTTAAAGGTGTTGATAGCTTAGCAACTTTCAAAACTGAACTGGAAACTTTTATAAAAAGTCTTCAAGACCTGAAAGGTGGCCTCAATAAAACGCCACAGATAATTTTGGTTTCCCCAATAGCCCATGAAAAACTAGGAGATGAATTGCCTGATCCTAAGGATCACAATAAATCCCTGAAAATATATTCAGAGGAAATGGGCAAAGTAGCAAAATCAATGGGTATTCCATTTATCAACCTATTTGCTGTTACAAAAGCTGAAATGGATGATGCCAAATCGCCACTTACCACGGATGGTATACATTTGAATGATGATGGATATAAATTGGTCAGTGAACTGATGGCCAAAGCATTGGATTTCCCCATAAAAAGCCTGTCCGAATTACCACAGGCCGAAAGCTTAAGAACATTGATCAACACAAAAAACAAACATTTCTTCTATCGATACAAATCTCAAAACGGAGAATATATCTATGGCCGCAGGCGAGAATGGGCAGGTGGTCAGGCTTTGCCCAATGAACTTGCCAAAATAGACCAGATGGTAGAACAATTGGACAGCTTAGTATGGACTGGAGCACAGAAGGGGGCACAGATTGATCCTCTTGCTGCCCAAAAGATCATAAATGCCGGTAAAGCGGAAATTCCACAAGAAAACATAAAACCCACAACAGAAGAGGATCTGGAATTGGCGAAGTCCCAATTTATTCTGCCCGAGGGTTTTGAAATCGAGCTGTTCGCATCCGAGAAAGACTTTCCAATGGCCAATCCAGTTTCGGCAACCTTTGATTCTCAAGGTCGGCTTTGGGTCGCTACCATGCCTTCATACCCCAATTATACTCCTGGCAATCCTCCAAACGACAAAATTTTAATCTTAGAAGATACCGATGGCGACGGAAAAGCCGATAAACATACGGTATTTGCTGACAGCCTTTACCTTCCATTGGGGTTTGAAATCGGAGATGGTGGTGTTTATGTAACTCAAGCTCCAGATTTTGTTTTTTTGAAGGATACCAATGGCGATGGAAAAGCTGACTATAAGGAAGTATTACTATCAGGATTCGGAACCGAGGATTCCCACCATACCCTGAATACTTATACATGGGGCCCAGATGGTGCTTTATATATGAATATGGGTACATTTCTGCATACGCAGGTCGAGACTCCTTATGGTCCACGCCGTGGTGATTATGGCATGGTATGGCGTTATGAACCCAAATCAAGGAAATTTGACCAACATATCTCCTATTTATTTGCAAATCCTTGGGGCAATGTATTTATGCGGGATGGAACCCAATTGATAGCAGATGTATCTACCGGTTTAAATTATTTTGCACCGCCATTGACCGTGGCTATCGACTACCCCAAGAAACATCTGGAGATGAAAGACTTCCTGACCGCAGCAGCAAAACCTAAGACATGTGGTCTGGAGATTATATCGAGCCGGGCATTCCCTGACAGCCTGCAAGGAAACGTATTGTTCAATACCTTTATCGGCTTTCAAGGAATCCGGCAGCACAAAATTGCAGAACAAGGTAGTGGAATTGTAGGCACTGAAACGCAATCCCTATTGCAATCTACTGATCCCAATTTTAGACCTGTAGCCTTGCAATTTGGACCTGACGGCGCTTTGTATGTGGTGGATTGGTATAATCCTATCATTCAACATGGAGAGCAGAACTTTAGGGATGAAAAACGTGATCATACAAAAGGTAGAATCTGGCGGATAAAACATAAAAGCAAGTCAACACTAAAACCTGTGGGTTTAACAAAAATGAGCATACCTGAAATGTTGGATCAATTAAAGCTAACAGAAGACCGCGCAAGGTACAGAACTAGAAGAGCGCTCAGAGAATACAAGGCAAGCGATGTCTTGCCGGCAGTGGATAAATGGATTGCTGGACTGGTTAAAAATGACCCGATGCTCGATCAACATAAGATGGAAGGTCTTTGGATCTATCAACAGTTTAACAAACCCAACGAAAAGTTATTGGATGAGTTGCTGAAAAGTAAGAGCCCAGGCGTAAGATCTGCAGCAACTCGGGTATTGTACTATTGGGCTGAGAAAATTCCCAATTCACTAGATAAAATTATCAAGATGTCTGCGGACCAATCTCCAAGGGTTAGGCTGGAGGCAATCATTGCATTGAGTCATTTTAAGGATCCAAAATCTGTACATGCTTTGTTAGCGGCTACAGAAATGCCAACTGATGATTACATCAATTATTCTCTGAATGAGTCTTTCAGGCATTTGCGCCCAGTATGGGTAGAAATGTTTAGCAATGACAAGCAATTCTTGGCAAAAGACCCTAAAAAAGCAAACCTTTTATTGAGCTCTGTTGCGACTAAACGGGAATCATTATATATAGGCTTTGTTGCTGAAGATCCTACGGCGGGAAAATATTCGGAACCAAAACTGACTGCTGAAGAGTTTGCAAAGATGAAATCTGCCGTTGCGGTTCAGCGCTTTATGGATGAAAACAAAGAGCTCCTTGCTGGTGACAAGCCGAAGGATGAACCTAAACCAGAAAACAAGGAACCTCAAAAAGAAAAATTGAAGGCTACACATATCCTGAAGACTCTTCCTGGGAAAATGGCATTTGATATAGAGGTACTTGAAGTGAAGGCTGGCGAAGAGATGATTTTGGAATTTGACAACAATGACCAGATGCCTCACAATATAGTATTTGCAAAACCTGGTAGTCGCGAAAAAGTCGGGAAAGCAGCAGACTCCATGTCCGTAGAACCAGATGCCTATGAGAAAAGTTTTATTCCAAATATTCCGGAAGTGCTTTTCGCAACGCCATTGGTACAAGCAGGACAAAGTTATCAAATCAAAGTCACTGCCCCAAAGGCTAAAGGAGACTATCCATTTGTATGTACTTTCCCGGGGCATTGGCAGATTATGCATGGTATTATGAGAGTACAATAA